One part of the Dioscorea cayenensis subsp. rotundata cultivar TDr96_F1 chromosome 2, TDr96_F1_v2_PseudoChromosome.rev07_lg8_w22 25.fasta, whole genome shotgun sequence genome encodes these proteins:
- the LOC120273362 gene encoding receptor-like protein EIX2, with product MPSNGITGPLPESMGKLLSLRELGLSQNNINGTFPKGMGNLCKLQIIDFFSNFISGGIDDLIDGLSKCRENKDGSVSESSEGLRTLILGNNKLNGTVPENIGQLSKLRALHLFSNSFMSVLTESHFANLVNLTHLDLSYNSLQLNAPVFLLGLKLRHNWMTLLIRCWNFRFEGPLPEFHPTSMLVIYLNDNLFSGSIPSYFADATFIQIFSLSDNHINGSIPSFFCNLTDLKLLDVSNNNMSGRLPRCWNPTSTLKIIDLSDNNFIGEIPDGLVSLTDLRSLHLRNNGFSGNLPLSLQMANNLVILDIGENKLSGNIPTWIGENLSSLIVLRLRSNYFEGIIPEQLSKLSSLQILDLADNNLSGCIPHSFGDFKAIVVTNHNESLPFSFHEAFYPDYRWASSPENFVHSESLLINAKGLQMEYSKILSLVTSIDLSNNKLSCELPEELTKLHGLHFLNLSYNHFNGKIPESISDMKQLESLDLSENNLFGTIPSAMSTLNFLSHLNLSHNILSGKIPSGGQLQTFNPSAYNWNLNLCGSPLQKCTTDQTHYSQSANEEEGESDWLEMLWLYVGLAMGFIIGFWMTIGTIMIKQAIRIAYFRSIDKAYDFLYVKIVVYSRRLKSTFSKSN from the exons ATCACTGGCCCATTACCAGAATCAATGGGAAAGCTCTTGAGCTTAAGGGAGCTCGGTTTATCACAGAATAACATTAATGGAACATTTCCAAAAGGAATGGGGAACTTGTGCAAGTTACAGATCATagatttttttagcaattttatcAGTGGGGGCATTGATGATCTTATTGATGGATTGTCTAAATGCAGGGAGAACAAGGATGGTTCTGTTTCAGAAAGCAGTGAGGGTCTACGAACCTTGATTCTGGGAAACAACAAGCTAAATGGAACAGTTCCAGAGAACATAGGCCAATTATCTAAACTGAGGGCATTGCATctcttttcaaattcttttatgAGTGTCTTAACTGAATCTCATTTTGCTAATCTAGTAAACTTGACACATTTGGACTTGTCCTACAACTCGTTGCAATTGAAT GCCCCGGTTTTCCTGCTTGGGTTAAAACTCAGACACAATTGGATGACTTTGCTTATCAGATGCTGGAATTTCAG ATTTGAAGGCCCATTACCTGAGTTTCATCCCACTTCTATGCTTGTTATCTATCTCAACGATAACTTATTCTCTGGGTCTATCCCTTCTTACTTTGCTGATGCTACTTTCATTCAGATTTTCTCTCTATCTGATAATCATATCAATGGCAGCATTCCGTCATTCTTTTGTAATCTCACTGATTTGAAATTGCTTGAtgtatctaataataatatgtcTGGCAGACTTCCCCGTTGCTGGAATCCAACATCAAcgttaaaaattattgatttatctGACAATAATTTCATCGGTGAAATTCCTGATGGCCTTGTGTCCTTAACCGATCTCCGATCCTTACATCTAAGGAACAATGGCTTCTCTGGAAATCTCCCATTGTCCTTGCAAATGGCCAACAATTTGGTCATTCTCGACATTGGTGAAAACAAGCTCTCAGGCAACATACCAACATGGATTGGTGAAAACCTTTCCTCTTTAATAGTCCTTCGCTTAAGGTCAAATTATTTTGAAGGTATTATTCCAGAGCAGTTATCAAAACTCTCCTCTCTTCAGATCCTGGACCTTGCAGACAATAACTTATCAGGTTGCATTCCTCATTCTTTTGGAGATTTCAAAGCCATAGTAGTCACAAATCACAATGAATCTTTGCCCTTCAGTTTTCATGAGGCCTTTTATCCTGATTATCGTTGGGCCAGTTCTCCAGAAAACTTTGTGCACTCGGAATCTCTCTTGATAAATGCAAAGGGCCTCCAAATGGAATACTCTAAGATTCTATCATTAGTCACAAGCATAGACTTATCAAACAATAAGCTTTCCTGTGAGTTGCCTGAGGAACTGACCAAACTGCATGGACTGCATTTCTTGAATCTTTCTTACAACCATTTCAATGGAAAGATACCAGAAAGCATCAGTGACATGAAACAGCTGGAATCACTTGATCTGTCAGAGAACAATTTATTTGGTACCATTCCTTCAGCCATGTCCACTTTGAACTTCTTGAGCCATTTGAACCTATCTCACAACATTTTGTCAGGAAAAATTCCATCAGGCGGCCAACTTCAAACTTTCAATCCATCAGCCTATAATTGGAATCTTAATCTCTGTGGATCACCTCTTCAGAAATGTACTACTGATCAGACACATTACTCCCAAAGTGCAAAtgaggaagaaggagaaagtGATTGGTTAGAGATGTTATGGCTTTACGTAGGTCTTGCAATGGGATTCATAATTGGCTTCTGGATGACCATTGGTACCATTATGATCAAGCAAGCAATAAGAATTGCTTATTTCAGATCCATTGACAAAGCATATGATTTTCTATATGTGAAGATAGTTGTGTACTCTCGGAGACTAAAATCAACTTTCTCAAAGAGCAACTAA